GTCTTTCGGCAATGTCTTTGGAAAAAATATGCGGATCGTCATTAACGCCTGTTTCAGACAGAGAGCGACCGCTGTCACAATCTCCTGACCATCCAAATCATCCTCATCCACAAACTGGAGAAGGAATATGCCTGCGTTCGAACACATATCTCTGTCATTTGTGATACCGGCGTTGAGAAGATTCAGCATGTCTCTCACGCATCTCAATGCTGACATAACCGGATAGGTTCAACCTATTCCAGCAGATCGTACTTTCTCGCTCTTGTGAAGTGTATGTGAGCATCGATTAATCCCGGCATCATGAGTTCCTCTGTTTTCTTTACGATAGGATTCTCTCGGCTGCCGGACTGCACATACCCTCCTTTCTCGATTGCTTCTATAAGACCAGAAGAAGAATCGACGATCATCGTGCTTTCAAATATCTCATCCGAGACACCATCAAAAATTTGTCAACTAATTGCAGTGACCACCATATTACCCCGGAGGGGATGGAACTTGTGTAACTGAACCTTTCCGCCATCCAGACAGCTGCATACAGATGAAAGGCATGAAGCAAAAGCCCGAATGATCCAATCATATACAGTTCCTCGTCCTGAACCAAAACTTGCTTAACCGAGCGTAAAGTGCGCTGCCATGTCTGATCCAGGAATATCGATTAAAAAGGGAACACAGTTTAATATCGATAGGCAATTAAGTAATGGTCCGCGGTGGGTTGATAATAACTTGGCTTCTGAAAGTATGAGCCAGAGAGTTGGTTACATCAGAGTCCTTGGAAACAGGGGATTTTTCTTCCTCTGGTCTGCAACCCTGATTTCCAGAACAGGCGACTATCTGCTGTCTATAGCAATGATCTGGTTCGTCTACGGCATACTGACACACAACCCTCTTTATGCCGGGCTGATAACGGCCTTCTACTACATTCCAAATTTCATATTTGCACCGTATTTCGGCAGGATTGTCGATACATACAGCAGGAAGAAAGTCATGATCGTTGCGACACTCATGCAGTTCATTTTTGCCATAATGCTCTACGCTTCAGTTGCCCTGAAATTTATGATCCTCGATTTTTCATTTATATCTGTTTTCGCAATAGCAACCTTCGGCATGCTTGTTTCCATATCCAGAAGCAGCAGCATTCCTCTTGCAGTCCCCAGAGAGGAGTTGACTGCAGCCAACTCCCTGCAACAGGCTACAACCCAGCTTACAAGGATATTCGGCTATGCTGCCGGAGGCGTACTCCTTCTTCTGGTTTCCATTAAGGGCATAATAGCAATAGAGATCGCGATTTTCCTGTTCAGTTCACTTATACTGAGTATGATGAAGATAAGAAGCAGTCCGGAAAACAACCGCAGAAAAAGCAGCCTTGACGGTTTTCGTTACATCAGGAATGAGAAACTCTTCTTTGAGATAGTGATTTTTCTTTCAATTGTAAATTTTACCGGCGCAGGCATGACAGTCCTTCCGGCAATAATGTCGAGAACGGTATTCAGTTCCGGTTCGAGTCTCTTTGTCTCCATTCTCGTTTCTCTTGCCATTGGAACAGTTGCCGGCAACTACGCAGTGACACGATTCAGGATAGGTCTTGTCGCCGGAAAGATACTGATAGCAACGAATGCGATTGATGCGCTTTTGTATGTATTGTTTGCTTATTCTCCCTCACCGCTTTTCGCAACTGCAGCCGCAGCTGCGATTGGTTTTGTCGAAGGCATATCGATAGTGCCTTTCGTCACTCTCATCCAGGCAAAGACACCGAACGACAGACTTGGAAGCGTTCTTGCAGCGCTATCAATGCTGCTGCTGGGGAGCGCATCGCTTTCAATGATATCAAGCGGCTTCCTGGTATCACTTGTCGGGGTCAAAGCTGTCTACATTCTTTTCGCAATTGTTCTGGTAATAATGTCCGCAGTGGGAATGAATATGAAAGAGTTGCGCAATGCATCCTACTGAGAGGGTATAATTTTTGTCCAGCAAGAGAAAGAGAAAATTCCCCGTCGGAATAGGGGACACGCTGTTGAGCGAGGAAAGGCTGAAGCTGATTGATCCTGTATCCGTCCTTGATTCATTCGGTGTCCGCAGCGGAAATACAATTGCCGATATAGGTTGCGGGCCGGGAGCGTTTCTTCAGGCAGCTTCAGAGCGTGTTGGCTCGAAAGGCAAAGTCATGGCGATTGACATTCAGGAACCGTTCATAAATATGGCAAAGAGACTCGCCGAGGAGAAAAATCTTTCAAACGTCTCATTCCTTATTTCCAGGGAAAATCACATACCGCTGGACAATAACTCTGTAGATATAGCTCTAATAGTGACCAGTCTTCATGAGTTTGAGGGGGAGGGCACTCTCAAGGAGGTTCATAGAATACTCAGGCAAGGCGGAAAAGTAGCCCTGGTTGAGTGGGAAAAGATTAAGTCGCCGATAGGTCCTCCGCTTCCTGAAAGGCTTTCGCAGGAAGACTCCGAAAAAATACTCACTTCATCACGTTTCACGGTCGAGAAGATCTTCCAGATCGGAAAGTACCACTACGGAGTGGAGGCAAAGAAGGGGAAGTAAATTGTCTGTTTCAACGTACTGGTCCGCAAATGGCAGGCGCCCAGGCTCTGATCATTCCGGCTATGCTGTTGCATCTGTTATTGCTCTTACGCCGCTTGATGGGGTGATTATTTCAATAATTGTGCTGCTGCTAATACTTTCTTTTATCATATGGAGAAGACGAAACAGGAGAAAGAACAAGGGCAGTTCGGTATATCTGTTCCACTGAGTTTCAGGCTTCATTCTCCACAGTCTCATTAACGAATTTTGCAGCATCTTCGGAGAGGCGCCAGGAACGTACTCCTGCTATGCTGCCGAGCATGACACTGACTATAAGGTATGAATAAGAAGGCCACGCATTTTTCCTGTCAAATTCCGACGGAACAGCCGGATGATCCGGATGTGAATGGTAATAGCCGAGAATACTGAGACCTTTTGCATTTGCGTCCCTTTCGCATTTCATAATCTCCGCCGGATCTATTACATACCTGGTTTTCCGTGAATTATGCGATGAGTTTTTTGCCGGAAGAGTTGCAGAAATTATTCTGTCCTGATCCCCTCTGCCTAAAAGGAACCCGCAGCACTCCTCGGGATATGTCTGGACCGCATGTGCATATACCTCTTCCAGAAGATTTTGCCTGATGCGGAGCGTCATCATCTATCCCCCATGTAAAGGTGGATGCACTATCATGCAAAAACTTTTCTGACCGTGTCGAGTGCTTCTGCAAGGGCGTCTATGTCTTTCCTGCCATTGTAAAGATAGAATGATGCACGGGAGGCAGAAGATATATTGAGCCTGTCCATCAGCGGCTGAGCGCAGTGATGGCCGGAGCGGATGGATACCCCCTGTCTGCCAAGTATCTCTGCTGTGTCATGACCATGAATGCCATTGATGTTGAACGCTATGACACCGCTCCTCTCCTCGACATCCTTCGGACCGTAAATTTCGATGTCGTTTCTTTCAGAGAGTCTAGACAGCGCATAAGAAAGCAACAGTTTGTCGTATTTCTCCACATTTTCCATTCCAATGGAGTTGAGATAGTCCACTGCGGCACCGAGCCCGACGGCACCGCTGATATTAGGGGTTCCGGCCTCAAACTTATATGGCGGGACATTCCAGCTGCAGCTGTTCTGATGTACTTCGCTTATCATTTCACCTCCGCCAAAGGCTGGTTCAATTGCCCTGAGATGCTCCGACTTCCCGTATAGGGCGCCAATCCCGGTTGGTGCGAGCATTTTATGACCGGACAGCGCAAAAAAATCACAGTCCAGTTTTTCTACATCCACTGGCATGTGAGGTGCAGACTGCGCTCCGTCTACAATAAGTAAAGAGGAATTATCATGAGCGAGATCGGCTATTTCTCTGACAGGATTCACGGTTCCGAGAACATTCGATACCTGTGCAACCGAGACTACTTTCGTCCTATCTGTGAGCTTTGCCCTGAAATCCTCCATATCAAGGCGCCCCTCACTGTCAATATCCGCGAACTTCAGCCTTATTCCCCTCCATGCGAGCATCTGCCATGGCACAACGTTTGAATGATGCTCCATGACGGTCGTGAGGACTTCATCACCCGGCTTGAGTTTCCATATGCCAAGACTCAATGCCAGTACGTTTATCGCTTCAGTCGTTCCACGAAGAAAGATTATTTCATCAGGAGAGCCTGCATGGAGGAAGCCGGCAACCTTGCCTCTTGCATTTTCATAGAACTCAGTCGCTTCTTCCCCGAGCGGATAAATTCCCCTATGGACATTCGCATTATGCATTCTTTCGAATGAACTTACCGCATCTATCACCTGAAATGGCCTCTGGCTCGTTGCGGCACTGTCCAGGTAGATGAGCTTCTCCCTTCTTTCGGAGAATATAGGAAAATCACCAATCAGAGGGGACACGTCTCCAAGTGTTTCCGGGAGCTTCATGATAAAGCCTCAAACTTCAACATAGATATACCCGTCTTCAATCTTGACATTATATTTTTTCAGCGGCTCCGTCGCAGGAGGACTTTCCACTGCCCCTGTTTCCAGATTGAAGCGAGACAGGTGAAGCGGGCATACAACTGCGTTGCCCATAAGTATACCCCTTGACAGGTCTGCATCCTCATGTGTGCAGGTAGCATCCAGAGCATGATAATTGTCCCCCAGACGAATTATCATTATATCGTTGCCGTCAAGCTCTACCTTCATTATCTTCGCCGAATCCATATCCTTTAAAGAGAGAGTGCGCTTAAACGGCATCGGTAAATCACCTGTACTTGTAGTGGCCCTCGAATATGCTTTCTCCGGGTCCCTTGATCTGGTCCTTCACATACTTCTCAAACTCCAGCTCATCAAGATGCCTGGAAGCCTGGAGGGAGATGACATTGTTCCACTTGTCCTCGATCTGAAATCGCATCTTGTCCCTGACAGTGTCGATGGGTATCCTTGAGATTACAGGATCAAAGAATCCAAGGACAAGCAGCTTTTCAGCTTCATTTCTGTCAAGACCTCTTGTCTGAAGATAATATAACTGCTGTTCGTCCATCTGCGAAACAGATGCCGAATGGGTCGCCTTGACACCGTTTGTGAGTATCTCCAGACCGGGAATGGCATCGCATTTTGCATCTTTGCTGAGAAGCATTCCGTGCTCGGCAAGATAGGCGCTTGTATTGCCCGCCTTCTCGCCGATACGTATCATGCCCCTTAGCAGGGCTCGCGATTTTCCCTTCAGGACACTTCTGACAGTTATTCTTCCGCTCGTTGATTCGACATTGTGATGCAGATCGGTAACGACGTCAAACTTCTGGCTCCCGTTGCCGAACAGTATTTCATAGTCTTCCGTTGAAGCTCCCTGGCCGGCAAAATCTGTGTCTGCCCTTGCCCTGGTTATATCCGCTCCCATATAGCTTGAAACCCAGTGTATTCTGCTGTCTCTGCCCGCAACAGCGCGTTTATTGCTCAGGAAAATCGAGCCCGCAGACAAATTTTCAAGAGATGCGTGATGCAGCACTGCTCCCTGGGACAGTATGACATCGGTCACCGTGGAGAAAAGCGACTTTTCATTGAAATTTTCGACCGAAAGTATTTCCTCTGTTACGTTTGCACTGCTTCCCTCGTTCATCATTATAATGTTCTGCTGAAACTGGGCTTTGCCGGGGGAATCCTCTATGTGCACTATGTGAACAGGAGTGTCAAGTACTGTATTCTTTTCCACCTTCAGGAAAAAGCCGGAGGTGAAAAGCGAATTGTTCAGTGCCACATATATGTCGTCCTGAGGTCTCAGACCCTTACTCTTAAAATATCGCTCAAAAATATCAGGATATTTTCTGGCTGCTTCACCAAGTTCCTCGAATATTACTCCGTTAGGAACTGAACCTGTTTTGAAGACGGAACCCCCTGAGTGAAGCATGAACAGGCTGCTGTCACCCATCTCGGCATATCTGTCCGGGATCCTGTCTGAAAGTTCAGGATTGCGGGCGAGCGAAATGCCTGACGGATCAAATTTTGTCAGCTGCTCATATTTGGTGTAAAGCGGATTGGGCTCGGCTCTGGAACTCCGGAATACGGAAATTGCCTCCTTCCTGTAGTTTGATAGCCAGCCCGGTTCATGTGCCAGAGAGGGAAGATCCGCCTCTCCCGTCTGCAGTATATTCTGTGTGATTGTGGTCATGCACGATTCACCCGCGGGAGTTATTCACCCGACTGATCCCGTCATCTCAAGCTGTATTAGCCTGTTGAGCTCAACAGCATATTCCATCGGTAGCTCCTTTGAAAACACATCGAGGAATCCCATGACAATCATATTAAGCGCATCTGCTTCGCTCAGCCCCCTTGACATGAGATAGAAGAGTTGCTCTTCGCTGATCTTTCCGACGGTTGCTTCATGTGTTGTCGAAGCCGTCTCCTCATTGATGGTGTTGTACGGGTAGGTATCTGTCCTGGACTTCTCATCAAGCAGGAGTGCATCGCATCTTACGCTGCTCTTTGCATTTGTAGAGCCCTTCTCTATATGAAGGAGACCGCGGTAGGTTGTTCTTCCTCCGTCCTTGCTGACGCTCTTAGATGTTATTCTTGAAGTTGTCTCAGGTGCAAAATGCAGTATCTTCGCGCCCGCATCCTGGTGCTGATCCCTGCCTGCAAATGCGACTGATATCACTTCCCCCTTGGCCCTCGGGCCGAGAAGGTAGACAGACGGATATTTCATCGTAAGTTTTGACCCGAGGTTACCGTCAATCCATTCCACGGTGGCATCCTCATGTGCGAATGCCCTCTTTGTCACCAGATTATATACGTTGTTGGACCAGTTCTGTATCGTTGTGTAGCGTACATAGGCACCCTTCTTTGCTATGATCTCCACAACTGCAGAATGCAGCGAGTCCTTGGAATATACAGGCGCAGTGCATCCCTCTATGTAGTGCACCCGGCTGTTCTTCTCCGCAATAATGAGCGTTCTTTCAAACTGACCGACGCTCTTCGCGTTTATCCTGAAATATGCCTGCAGCGGTATATCAACTTCCACTCCTTCAGGGACATATATGAAACTGCCTCCACTCCAGACTGCGCTGTTCAGCGCTGCAAATTTATTATCCTCAGGCGGTATTATCGTTCCGAAATGTTCTCTGAATATTTCCGGGTATTCCCTGAGTCCTTCGTCCGTGCCCAGAAAAATGACGCCCTTCTTGCTTAAATCCTCCCTGATCTTGTGATAGACGACTTCGCTGTCATATTG
This genomic interval from Candidatus Sysuiplasma jiujiangense contains the following:
- a CDS encoding methyltransferase domain-containing protein, which gives rise to MSSKRKRKFPVGIGDTLLSEERLKLIDPVSVLDSFGVRSGNTIADIGCGPGAFLQAASERVGSKGKVMAIDIQEPFINMAKRLAEEKNLSNVSFLISRENHIPLDNNSVDIALIVTSLHEFEGEGTLKEVHRILRQGGKVALVEWEKIKSPIGPPLPERLSQEDSEKILTSSRFTVEKIFQIGKYHYGVEAKKGK
- the sufD gene encoding Fe-S cluster assembly protein SufD — protein: MTTITQNILQTGEADLPSLAHEPGWLSNYRKEAISVFRSSRAEPNPLYTKYEQLTKFDPSGISLARNPELSDRIPDRYAEMGDSSLFMLHSGGSVFKTGSVPNGVIFEELGEAARKYPDIFERYFKSKGLRPQDDIYVALNNSLFTSGFFLKVEKNTVLDTPVHIVHIEDSPGKAQFQQNIIMMNEGSSANVTEEILSVENFNEKSLFSTVTDVILSQGAVLHHASLENLSAGSIFLSNKRAVAGRDSRIHWVSSYMGADITRARADTDFAGQGASTEDYEILFGNGSQKFDVVTDLHHNVESTSGRITVRSVLKGKSRALLRGMIRIGEKAGNTSAYLAEHGMLLSKDAKCDAIPGLEILTNGVKATHSASVSQMDEQQLYYLQTRGLDRNEAEKLLVLGFFDPVISRIPIDTVRDKMRFQIEDKWNNVISLQASRHLDELEFEKYVKDQIKGPGESIFEGHYKYR
- the sufB gene encoding Fe-S cluster assembly protein SufB — encoded protein: MVINEQGMDRDYSRYGFHDEDAKYVFQTQKGLNREVVEAISRFKKEPEWMKNFRLRSLDIFYKKPLPPWGEDLKEIDFNDIYYYMAPSGKNSDSWDDVPDYVKRTFDKLGIPEAEKKFLGGVGAQYDSEVVYHKIREDLSKKGVIFLGTDEGLREYPEIFREHFGTIIPPEDNKFAALNSAVWSGGSFIYVPEGVEVDIPLQAYFRINAKSVGQFERTLIIAEKNSRVHYIEGCTAPVYSKDSLHSAVVEIIAKKGAYVRYTTIQNWSNNVYNLVTKRAFAHEDATVEWIDGNLGSKLTMKYPSVYLLGPRAKGEVISVAFAGRDQHQDAGAKILHFAPETTSRITSKSVSKDGGRTTYRGLLHIEKGSTNAKSSVRCDALLLDEKSRTDTYPYNTINEETASTTHEATVGKISEEQLFYLMSRGLSEADALNMIVMGFLDVFSKELPMEYAVELNRLIQLEMTGSVG
- a CDS encoding MFS transporter, whose translation is MASESMSQRVGYIRVLGNRGFFFLWSATLISRTGDYLLSIAMIWFVYGILTHNPLYAGLITAFYYIPNFIFAPYFGRIVDTYSRKKVMIVATLMQFIFAIMLYASVALKFMILDFSFISVFAIATFGMLVSISRSSSIPLAVPREELTAANSLQQATTQLTRIFGYAAGGVLLLLVSIKGIIAIEIAIFLFSSLILSMMKIRSSPENNRRKSSLDGFRYIRNEKLFFEIVIFLSIVNFTGAGMTVLPAIMSRTVFSSGSSLFVSILVSLAIGTVAGNYAVTRFRIGLVAGKILIATNAIDALLYVLFAYSPSPLFATAAAAAIGFVEGISIVPFVTLIQAKTPNDRLGSVLAALSMLLLGSASLSMISSGFLVSLVGVKAVYILFAIVLVIMSAVGMNMKELRNASY
- a CDS encoding M67 family metallopeptidase is translated as MMTLRIRQNLLEEVYAHAVQTYPEECCGFLLGRGDQDRIISATLPAKNSSHNSRKTRYVIDPAEIMKCERDANAKGLSILGYYHSHPDHPAVPSEFDRKNAWPSYSYLIVSVMLGSIAGVRSWRLSEDAAKFVNETVENEA
- a CDS encoding non-heme iron oxygenase ferredoxin subunit, with the translated sequence MPFKRTLSLKDMDSAKIMKVELDGNDIMIIRLGDNYHALDATCTHEDADLSRGILMGNAVVCPLHLSRFNLETGAVESPPATEPLKKYNVKIEDGYIYVEV
- a CDS encoding cysteine desulfurase; the encoded protein is MKLPETLGDVSPLIGDFPIFSERREKLIYLDSAATSQRPFQVIDAVSSFERMHNANVHRGIYPLGEEATEFYENARGKVAGFLHAGSPDEIIFLRGTTEAINVLALSLGIWKLKPGDEVLTTVMEHHSNVVPWQMLAWRGIRLKFADIDSEGRLDMEDFRAKLTDRTKVVSVAQVSNVLGTVNPVREIADLAHDNSSLLIVDGAQSAPHMPVDVEKLDCDFFALSGHKMLAPTGIGALYGKSEHLRAIEPAFGGGEMISEVHQNSCSWNVPPYKFEAGTPNISGAVGLGAAVDYLNSIGMENVEKYDKLLLSYALSRLSERNDIEIYGPKDVEERSGVIAFNINGIHGHDTAEILGRQGVSIRSGHHCAQPLMDRLNISSASRASFYLYNGRKDIDALAEALDTVRKVFA